One stretch of Methanobacteriaceae archaeon DNA includes these proteins:
- a CDS encoding N-acetyltransferase, translating to MIKYRPEKDNDHDAIFETNQLAFPEDNEARLVDMLRNSESYVNGLSIVAEKDGEVLGHILFTKLTIESPKGDFVALSLAPLAVKPNFQRQGIGSGLIKEGIKNCKSLGYKAIVVVGHPEYYPRFGFSPAREKGLDAPFPVPDEAFMVYELVPGYLDNIQGMVKLAPEFDEFI from the coding sequence ATGATAAAATATCGTCCAGAAAAAGATAATGATCATGACGCAATTTTTGAAACTAACCAACTCGCATTTCCTGAAGATAATGAGGCTCGCCTGGTTGACATGCTCAGAAATTCTGAAAGCTATGTAAATGGGCTTTCTATAGTGGCTGAGAAAGATGGGGAAGTTTTGGGACATATATTATTCACCAAATTAACTATAGAGTCCCCAAAGGGTGATTTTGTTGCTCTTTCCCTAGCACCTCTTGCAGTTAAGCCGAATTTTCAGCGACAAGGAATCGGTTCTGGTTTAATTAAGGAAGGAATTAAAAATTGTAAATCATTAGGATATAAAGCAATCGTGGTTGTTGGTCATCCGGAGTATTATCCACGATTTGGGTTTTCTCCTGCTCGAGAAAAAGGTTTAGACGCACCATTTCCAGTCCCTGATGAGGCTTTCATGGTCTATGAACTTGTTCCAGGATATTTAGATAATATTCAAGGAATGGTTAAGCTCGCTCCTGAATTTGATGAATTTATCTAA
- a CDS encoding heavy metal-binding domain-containing protein — translation MRTEEFIVSSANHVPGFEISETKGFVYGLTVRSRGLGGQVGAGIRSMFGGEIKEYVKMMEESRNEALNRMIAHAEELGANAVISVRFDSDEISNVMQEILAYGTAVIAEKK, via the coding sequence TTGAGAACTGAAGAATTTATTGTGTCCAGTGCTAATCATGTGCCGGGATTTGAAATTTCAGAAACTAAAGGCTTTGTATATGGTCTTACTGTTAGAAGTAGGGGATTAGGGGGCCAAGTTGGAGCGGGAATCAGGTCCATGTTTGGTGGAGAAATAAAAGAGTATGTTAAAATGATGGAAGAGTCTAGAAATGAGGCCCTAAATAGAATGATTGCGCATGCAGAAGAATTAGGTGCAAATGCAGTAATAAGTGTTCGTTTTGACTCTGATGAAATTTCCAATGTAATGCAGGAAATTTTAGCTTATGGCACGGCAGTTATTGCTGAGAAGAAGTAA
- the serA gene encoding phosphoglycerate dehydrogenase gives MKVIIADSINEKGISDLEEVAEVLVDTSITPEELVKVIKDFNAIVVRSRTKITREVIENAPNLKIIARAGVGVDNVDVEAATEKGIMVVNAPESTSITVAEQTMGLMLSLSRKISIADKSVKDGKWEKSRFMGLELNNKTLGIIGMGRIGSQVVIRSKAFGMDAMVYDPYISEEVAKDLGVEVVDLETVFKESDVITIHVPLTPETKHIVSTDAFEMMKDSAFIINCARGGIIDEDALYIALTENKIGGAALDVFEKEPPEGSPLLGLDNIVVTPHIGASTAEAQRDAALIVANEIIEVFKGGSARNVLNMPVLDSKTYTGLKPYLNLAEKLGSFVVQAAPGNIHEMNVTYCGELADMPKKDILTRTILQGILNPILNEPVNMINAPSIAKRRGLVITEGKRSESEGYRCIIVLHVKTDAGDYLVEGTYVDEPKIIKINNYWVDVKPEGTMFIAKYQDLPGTIGAIGTKLGEYGINIATMQVGRQEVGGEAVMVLKVDQTVPEDVIKEVTKLEHVEDAVSMYL, from the coding sequence ATGAAAGTAATCATTGCGGATTCAATTAATGAAAAAGGAATTTCGGATCTTGAAGAAGTTGCTGAAGTATTAGTTGATACCAGCATTACACCAGAAGAACTGGTTAAAGTTATTAAAGATTTCAACGCTATTGTAGTAAGAAGTAGAACTAAAATAACCCGTGAGGTAATTGAAAACGCCCCAAATCTCAAGATAATTGCTCGAGCAGGAGTAGGTGTGGACAATGTGGATGTAGAAGCCGCTACAGAAAAGGGAATTATGGTAGTAAACGCTCCAGAATCTACATCCATTACGGTAGCCGAGCAGACAATGGGATTAATGCTTTCCCTGTCTAGAAAGATTTCCATTGCTGATAAGTCTGTTAAAGATGGCAAATGGGAAAAAAGTAGATTCATGGGATTAGAACTCAATAACAAAACCCTGGGAATTATTGGTATGGGTCGGATTGGATCACAAGTAGTTATACGGTCCAAAGCATTTGGAATGGATGCTATGGTTTACGATCCATATATCAGCGAAGAAGTGGCCAAAGACTTAGGTGTGGAAGTTGTAGATTTAGAAACTGTATTTAAAGAATCAGATGTTATAACCATTCACGTACCTTTAACCCCTGAAACCAAACATATAGTTTCTACCGATGCCTTTGAAATGATGAAAGATAGTGCTTTCATAATTAACTGTGCCCGTGGTGGAATAATTGATGAAGACGCCCTTTATATCGCCTTAACTGAAAACAAAATTGGTGGTGCAGCTTTAGACGTATTTGAAAAAGAACCGCCAGAAGGAAGCCCACTTTTAGGGCTGGACAATATTGTAGTTACGCCCCACATTGGAGCTTCAACTGCCGAAGCACAAAGAGACGCTGCTTTAATAGTAGCTAATGAGATTATAGAAGTTTTTAAAGGTGGATCAGCTCGAAATGTTTTAAATATGCCTGTTCTTGATTCTAAAACTTACACCGGATTAAAACCTTATCTTAACCTGGCTGAAAAACTGGGAAGTTTTGTAGTACAGGCCGCTCCAGGAAATATACATGAAATGAATGTTACTTACTGCGGCGAACTGGCAGATATGCCTAAAAAGGACATTTTAACCAGAACCATACTTCAGGGAATTTTAAATCCTATTTTAAATGAACCGGTAAATATGATTAATGCTCCATCCATTGCTAAAAGGAGAGGTCTGGTAATTACTGAAGGTAAAAGATCTGAATCTGAAGGATACCGCTGCATTATTGTATTACATGTTAAAACGGATGCAGGTGATTACCTAGTAGAAGGAACCTATGTTGATGAACCTAAAATAATTAAAATCAACAATTACTGGGTCGATGTCAAACCAGAAGGAACCATGTTCATTGCCAAGTATCAGGATTTACCTGGAACAATCGGTGCCATTGGAACAAAACTGGGTGAATATGGAATAAATATTGCTACCATGCAAGTTGGACGCCAAGAAGTCGGTGGAGAAGCTGTTATGGTGCTTAAAGTGGACCAAACCGTTCCTGAAGATGTAATAAAAGAAGTTACTAAACTAGAACATGTTGAAGATGCTGTTTCCATGTATCTCTAA
- a CDS encoding Mov34/MPN/PAD-1 family protein — protein MSRLDNFISYLLGNDKQKYESVNIDSEVLDEIMEISKESYPNEFVALLQGKIKDSVLHIDGLIFLPGETSSEGAVMKIFMLPPMSGSIGSVHSHPGYSNQPSQADYHFFAKNGLFHMIIAEPYNVENIASYNSFGERTDFNTV, from the coding sequence ATGAGCAGACTGGACAATTTTATTAGTTATTTACTGGGAAATGACAAGCAGAAATATGAATCGGTGAATATTGATTCTGAAGTTCTGGATGAAATTATGGAAATTTCCAAAGAATCTTATCCTAATGAGTTTGTGGCCCTTCTCCAGGGTAAAATAAAAGATTCAGTTCTCCATATAGATGGCCTAATATTCCTTCCAGGTGAAACATCTTCTGAAGGTGCAGTAATGAAAATATTCATGCTTCCACCAATGTCCGGGTCTATTGGTTCGGTCCATTCCCATCCAGGTTACAGCAACCAGCCTTCTCAGGCAGATTACCATTTCTTTGCAAAAAATGGCCTTTTTCACATGATAATTGCTGAACCATATAATGTTGAAAATATTGCTTCTTATAATTCATTTGGTGAAAGAACTGATTTTAATACGGTTTAA
- a CDS encoding tRNA(His) guanylyltransferase Thg1 family protein — protein sequence MKECEMFSSLKVPCGSKILLRLDGRGFYNLSKQIGLKKPYDPFFLDAMVNTATEIFKEFSPSFIYTFSDEFNILLADIPFSGRIEKLNSVFASFTANSFYSNIIKNKISQRIYQNSENNNNNNNNNNNATIIGNLEIEEIFKTLKTISFDCRVIPLSSEMVSEYFKGRQNEAWRNCINGYIYWTLRDEMNKEKAMKILNGLKADKIHDILFERGINIAEVPVWQRRGVGIYKVDKIVNGYNPLSKESTTSSRRVIKVDFDLPRFDNEFFHNFIE from the coding sequence ATGAAAGAATGTGAAATGTTCTCTAGTCTAAAGGTCCCTTGTGGCTCTAAAATATTACTTAGGCTGGATGGAAGAGGTTTTTATAATTTATCAAAACAAATTGGCCTTAAAAAGCCTTACGATCCTTTTTTCCTGGATGCTATGGTGAATACTGCCACTGAAATCTTTAAAGAATTCAGCCCATCATTTATTTACACATTTTCTGATGAATTTAATATACTGTTGGCAGATATTCCATTCTCTGGAAGAATTGAAAAGTTAAATTCAGTTTTTGCCAGTTTCACAGCCAATTCATTTTATTCTAACATCATTAAAAATAAAATATCTCAAAGAATATACCAAAATAGTGAGAATAATAATAATAATAATAATAATAATAATAATGCAACTATAATTGGGAATTTGGAAATAGAAGAAATCTTCAAAACATTAAAAACGATTTCTTTTGACTGCAGAGTCATCCCATTATCTTCTGAAATGGTTTCTGAATATTTTAAAGGCCGCCAAAACGAAGCCTGGCGCAACTGCATCAATGGATATATTTATTGGACTCTTAGGGATGAAATGAATAAAGAAAAGGCCATGAAAATATTAAACGGCCTCAAAGCAGATAAAATCCACGATATCCTTTTTGAAAGGGGAATTAATATTGCAGAAGTTCCTGTATGGCAGCGAAGAGGAGTAGGCATTTATAAAGTTGATAAAATAGTGAATGGTTACAACCCTTTGTCTAAAGAATCAACCACATCTTCAAGAAGAGTGATTAAAGTTGATTTTGACCTTCCTAGATTTGATAATGAATTTTTTCATAATTTCATTGAATAA
- a CDS encoding aspartate dehydrogenase — protein sequence MIVGIVGCGAIANIITNYALEGKLGVELKYFYDRDVERAENLASQLDGRAVLKIEDMLDHVDLVIEAAAPKAVAEVVPEILEKGKSVIIMSIGALMDSDVKDNLENLAKENNVKIYAPSGAIVGLDGIKAASIGTIRKATLTTRKPPKSLGIDISEKETLYKGKASEAVKKFPVNINVAAALSIACGMDVDVEIIADPVVDRNVHEVLVEGDFGEFRTTTKNIRCAVNPKTSVLAAYSAIKLLKSLNEHFIVGT from the coding sequence ATGATTGTTGGAATAGTAGGATGCGGAGCCATAGCTAATATTATTACTAATTATGCTTTGGAAGGAAAACTGGGTGTCGAACTCAAATATTTTTATGACCGAGATGTGGAAAGGGCTGAAAATCTTGCTTCTCAACTGGACGGAAGGGCTGTTTTAAAAATTGAAGATATGCTGGATCATGTGGATCTGGTTATTGAAGCAGCGGCACCAAAAGCTGTGGCTGAGGTCGTCCCTGAAATATTGGAAAAGGGTAAAAGCGTCATAATAATGAGTATTGGGGCCTTGATGGATTCTGATGTAAAAGATAATCTTGAAAATCTGGCTAAAGAGAATAATGTAAAGATTTATGCTCCATCCGGTGCCATTGTAGGTTTAGATGGAATCAAAGCAGCATCAATCGGAACCATTAGAAAAGCCACACTGACTACAAGAAAACCACCTAAATCACTGGGAATTGATATATCTGAAAAAGAAACTCTTTACAAAGGTAAAGCATCAGAAGCAGTTAAAAAATTTCCAGTAAATATCAATGTCGCGGCTGCATTAAGTATTGCTTGCGGTATGGATGTGGATGTGGAAATCATAGCCGATCCTGTGGTTGATCGCAATGTTCATGAGGTTTTAGTAGAAGGAGACTTTGGTGAGTTTAGAACCACAACTAAAAATATTAGATGTGCGGTGAATCCTAAAACCAGCGTGCTGGCTGCATATTCTGCTATTAAACTGCTTAAAAGTTTAAATGAACATTTTATTGTAGGAACTTAG
- a CDS encoding PRC-barrel domain-containing protein, translating into MVELSNLYGLDIYTIRGKYVGRVQDVVLNIKKGRVSNLKVRAMSPDKKNVGLKEVIKTSIRMVPEADEIRPLKEEGVMDIAYDRVQAVGDILIITPDLPAEKAPISP; encoded by the coding sequence ATGGTCGAATTGTCCAATCTTTATGGTCTAGACATATATACAATTAGGGGAAAGTACGTGGGAAGAGTTCAAGATGTGGTTCTCAATATTAAAAAGGGCAGAGTTTCCAATCTTAAAGTTAGAGCCATGAGCCCAGACAAAAAGAATGTAGGGCTTAAAGAAGTTATAAAAACCAGCATAAGAATGGTTCCAGAAGCTGATGAAATCAGGCCTCTTAAAGAAGAAGGGGTAATGGACATTGCTTATGATCGGGTTCAAGCAGTAGGGGATATATTGATTATAACTCCAGATTTGCCTGCTGAAAAAGCTCCGATTTCTCCATAA
- a CDS encoding tRNA-binding protein, whose amino-acid sequence MWDTSKDYRLLVAEKSIDLFVRTVDGKSFKGHWKKRPAIDTAKEISRELQAVAYSYMEPEDLLESPHIATIKEKTAKIEEFLGGADWNKKFLDMATKDEKEKTEESITKVKFFLNTFLGLEKRISLGPINDPIIGIDIVVGEIMSAGKHPQADSLMICNVNLGDKAITVVTNDMEVKENNRVAISMLPPSTFMGISSEGMFLGAGEGILKDVEGELGQMPHGIPLEALNETRNLIESFLKN is encoded by the coding sequence ATGTGGGACACCAGCAAAGATTACCGATTATTAGTCGCAGAAAAATCTATTGATCTTTTTGTAAGAACTGTCGACGGCAAAAGTTTTAAAGGACACTGGAAAAAGAGACCGGCCATAGATACGGCAAAGGAAATAAGTAGAGAACTTCAAGCTGTTGCTTATTCATATATGGAACCAGAAGACCTACTAGAATCTCCACATATAGCAACTATCAAAGAAAAAACTGCTAAAATTGAGGAATTTTTAGGTGGGGCAGACTGGAATAAAAAGTTTCTAGATATGGCCACCAAAGATGAAAAGGAAAAAACAGAAGAAAGCATAACTAAGGTCAAGTTTTTCTTGAATACTTTTTTAGGTCTGGAAAAACGGATTTCATTAGGCCCCATAAATGATCCAATTATTGGAATCGATATTGTTGTGGGAGAAATAATGAGTGCTGGTAAACATCCTCAGGCAGATAGCTTGATGATTTGTAACGTCAATCTAGGTGATAAGGCCATTACGGTAGTTACCAATGATATGGAAGTAAAAGAAAACAATCGTGTAGCCATTTCCATGCTTCCACCTAGCACATTCATGGGGATAAGCAGCGAAGGAATGTTTTTAGGTGCGGGTGAAGGTATTTTAAAAGATGTTGAAGGAGAATTAGGACAAATGCCTCATGGAATACCACTTGAAGCTTTAAATGAAACCCGAAACCTGATAGAATCTTTCCTGAAAAATTAA
- a CDS encoding lactaldehyde dehydrogenase, whose amino-acid sequence MKMLINGNFVDSKEKIDVINPFNQDLIDQVPAGTPEDVKKAINSAYVMKNELKNFSARKISEALYACASDLSDDLEEFARLITMETGKPINAARDEVKRSIDTIKLSSEESKRIYGETVPIDAGIGGKGFMAFTLKIPLGVVGAITPFNYPLNLAIHKIAPALAAKNTVVVKPSALAPLTALKMAEIINSHFPDGALNVVTGRGSIIGDELVKSEKIDKISFTGSVETGRMISQRAVMKKITLELGGNDPLIVLEDADIGKAVEATIRGSYLYTGQVCIAVKRLIVDEPVADDFVEMLLKETKKLKMGDPLSTKTDIGPLINENAAKVVERIVSNSLKEGAELLMGGTRNGNFFEPTVLDQVTSNMKVVQDETFGPISPIIRVNGIDDAINVANDTRYGLQASIFTENIHHALKAVQEIEAGSVMVNKQSTFRTDNMPFGGFKMSGMGKEGVKYAVEDMTRTKLAVLNTR is encoded by the coding sequence ATGAAAATGTTGATTAATGGGAATTTTGTTGATTCCAAAGAAAAAATTGATGTAATAAATCCTTTTAACCAGGATTTAATTGATCAAGTTCCAGCTGGAACTCCAGAAGACGTTAAAAAAGCTATTAACTCTGCTTATGTCATGAAAAACGAATTAAAAAATTTTTCTGCCAGAAAGATTTCAGAAGCTTTGTATGCTTGCGCATCAGATTTATCTGATGATTTAGAAGAATTTGCAAGATTAATAACTATGGAAACTGGTAAACCTATTAATGCTGCTCGTGATGAGGTTAAGCGATCTATAGATACAATTAAGTTGTCTTCTGAGGAATCTAAACGTATATATGGTGAAACTGTGCCTATTGATGCGGGTATTGGGGGCAAAGGATTCATGGCATTCACTTTAAAAATCCCTCTGGGTGTGGTAGGAGCCATTACTCCATTTAACTATCCGTTAAATCTTGCGATTCATAAAATTGCACCGGCGCTTGCTGCTAAGAATACAGTCGTTGTAAAGCCATCGGCACTAGCACCTTTGACTGCTTTGAAAATGGCAGAAATCATAAATTCTCATTTTCCAGATGGTGCATTAAATGTGGTAACTGGCCGAGGAAGCATAATTGGGGATGAATTAGTTAAAAGCGAAAAAATCGATAAAATTTCATTCACGGGAAGTGTAGAAACTGGAAGAATGATTTCCCAAAGAGCAGTAATGAAAAAAATCACACTGGAACTGGGAGGTAATGACCCTTTAATTGTTTTAGAAGATGCTGATATTGGAAAAGCAGTAGAAGCTACAATACGTGGTTCATATCTTTACACGGGCCAGGTTTGCATTGCTGTTAAACGTTTAATAGTTGATGAACCAGTTGCTGATGATTTTGTGGAGATGCTCCTTAAAGAAACTAAAAAACTTAAAATGGGAGATCCATTAAGTACTAAAACTGATATAGGGCCACTAATTAATGAAAATGCAGCAAAAGTTGTTGAAAGAATTGTTTCAAATTCTTTAAAAGAGGGAGCAGAACTTTTAATGGGTGGAACTCGGAATGGGAACTTTTTTGAACCTACAGTTCTGGATCAAGTTACCTCTAACATGAAAGTGGTCCAGGATGAAACATTTGGACCTATTTCACCTATAATTCGTGTAAATGGTATTGATGATGCCATTAATGTGGCCAATGATACTAGATATGGTCTGCAGGCCAGTATATTCACTGAAAATATCCACCATGCTTTGAAAGCGGTTCAAGAAATTGAAGCGGGTTCGGTTATGGTTAATAAACAATCCACTTTTAGAACAGACAATATGCCGTTTGGTGGCTTTAAAATGAGTGGTATGGGTAAAGAAGGAGTAAAATATGCTGTGGAAGATATGACTAGAACTAAACTAGCTGTTTTGAATACGAGATAA
- a CDS encoding class III signal peptide-containing protein — protein sequence MKIVIDEKAQGSAELILLFGGIIVIAIVAALYYKTYLSGLGNEIANNDLNNLTNAINGLNNKF from the coding sequence ATGAAAATTGTTATTGATGAGAAGGCACAGGGATCTGCAGAGTTGATTTTACTCTTCGGTGGAATAATTGTAATAGCTATTGTAGCGGCTCTTTACTACAAAACTTATTTGAGCGGATTAGGTAATGAAATAGCCAATAACGACCTTAATAATCTTACTAACGCTATTAATGGCCTTAATAATAAATTTTAG
- a CDS encoding type II secretion system F family protein → MAIIPQALAPVSNIIDSIVPDRFQIRLQETLIRSGMYVKSADMITLAGMASIFLAIMAFGLAFFVGIDPIIPAILALFIPPLLMGGYIFLMMERRVDAIEKTTPDFLRQIASLLRAGVGLETALEDVARHGGGPLNSELKRAVIEIKIGRTFDDAILSMGERLQSKNLDRTFRMILEGKRAGGSLSDVIETVAEDLRAVIALQRERKANVMMSVMFLIIAAIVAAPFALGMITVYSSFIESLGKSNPLLGASIIASTGYIIIHSIIAGLLIGVIMYGSARKGIKFAIPLAIAAYGIFYVVGKFAYLIVGT, encoded by the coding sequence TTGGCCATTATTCCTCAAGCATTAGCACCAGTTTCCAATATTATTGATAGTATAGTTCCAGATAGGTTTCAAATTAGACTTCAAGAAACTTTAATCAGAAGTGGGATGTACGTTAAATCCGCGGACATGATTACATTAGCAGGTATGGCCAGCATATTTTTGGCAATAATGGCATTTGGTTTGGCTTTTTTTGTTGGTATTGATCCAATTATACCTGCTATTCTTGCGCTTTTTATCCCACCTTTATTGATGGGGGGTTATATATTTTTAATGATGGAACGGCGGGTTGATGCCATTGAAAAAACAACTCCTGATTTTTTAAGACAAATTGCATCACTTTTAAGGGCTGGTGTCGGATTAGAAACTGCTCTGGAGGATGTAGCTAGGCACGGGGGAGGGCCACTCAATAGTGAGCTTAAAAGAGCAGTTATTGAGATAAAAATTGGACGTACTTTTGATGATGCTATTTTATCTATGGGTGAACGACTTCAATCTAAAAATTTAGATAGAACTTTCAGAATGATATTGGAAGGTAAGCGTGCGGGTGGTAGTCTATCTGATGTTATAGAAACTGTTGCAGAGGATTTAAGGGCAGTTATAGCACTTCAAAGGGAGAGAAAAGCTAATGTAATGATGTCAGTAATGTTTTTAATTATCGCTGCCATAGTTGCTGCCCCTTTTGCTTTAGGAATGATAACTGTTTATTCTAGCTTTATTGAGTCATTAGGGAAATCTAATCCTCTTTTAGGGGCCTCAATAATTGCTTCGACGGGATATATTATCATTCACTCTATAATCGCAGGATTATTGATTGGTGTTATTATGTATGGTAGTGCCCGTAAAGGTATTAAATTTGCCATACCTCTCGCTATAGCTGCTTATGGTATATTTTATGTTGTAGGAAAATTCGCATATCTTATTGTCGGAACTTAA
- a CDS encoding aminopeptidase P family protein codes for MDFDIINHKMELENIQTLLFLKNENIAYLSGFSPSSFSMVLFTEEPILFASKMDLEEANIISKIPVEEFKSFKEIKTLLKKDGIKTVGLESSVSLGTCKNLRGDWKIVISDIVNQLRMIKTPQEVKYIEKAISIAEISIKSLKLQGKEWEVANQINHHMKYNGSQKEAFDTIVASGARSSLPHAEPTENKVEDNVLIDWGAKWNGYCSDCTRTSVSTEKQEEIREIVLESQKAGINAIAPDVLASEVDKIVRDVISDYGYGKNFIHSTGHGVGLEVHEEPSLSLKSDSKLEKNMIVTVEPGIYFEGEFGVRIEDMVLVKKNPKILTKLPSKFNFEC; via the coding sequence ATGGATTTTGATATTATTAATCATAAAATGGAATTGGAAAATATTCAAACTTTATTATTTTTAAAAAATGAGAATATTGCATACTTATCTGGTTTCAGTCCTTCCAGTTTTTCAATGGTTCTTTTTACAGAAGAACCTATTCTTTTCGCATCAAAAATGGACTTAGAAGAAGCAAATATTATTTCTAAAATCCCTGTAGAAGAATTTAAATCTTTTAAAGAAATTAAAACACTTTTAAAGAAAGATGGAATTAAAACTGTTGGTCTGGAAAGTTCTGTTTCATTAGGAACATGTAAAAATCTCAGAGGGGATTGGAAAATAGTCATTAGTGACATTGTTAACCAATTAAGGATGATTAAAACCCCTCAAGAAGTTAAATATATTGAAAAGGCCATAAGCATTGCTGAAATCTCTATAAAATCATTAAAATTACAAGGAAAAGAATGGGAAGTTGCCAATCAAATCAATCACCATATGAAATATAATGGTTCTCAAAAAGAGGCATTTGACACCATAGTTGCATCTGGCGCTAGATCCAGCCTTCCTCACGCAGAACCTACTGAAAATAAAGTTGAAGATAATGTTTTAATTGATTGGGGAGCTAAGTGGAATGGTTACTGTTCAGATTGTACTCGAACATCTGTTTCTACAGAAAAACAAGAAGAAATTAGAGAAATTGTTTTAGAATCTCAAAAAGCAGGTATAAATGCAATTGCTCCAGATGTACTGGCTTCAGAAGTAGATAAAATAGTTAGGGATGTAATTTCTGATTATGGGTATGGTAAAAATTTTATTCATTCCACGGGTCATGGTGTGGGATTAGAAGTTCATGAAGAACCTTCTTTATCTTTAAAGAGTGATTCAAAGCTAGAAAAAAACATGATCGTTACTGTAGAGCCTGGAATATATTTTGAAGGTGAATTTGGAGTTAGAATTGAGGATATGGTTCTGGTGAAGAAAAATCCTAAAATATTAACTAAATTGCCAAGTAAATTTAATTTTGAATGTTAA